CCGCCCCACCACTGCACCATTGAGGATGATGCTCCCCATGCCGATCAGGCAGTCATCTTCGACAGTGCAGCCATGCAGGATCACCCGGTGCCCCACGCCCACCCGCTCCCCGACCCGGCACGGGACCCCTTCGTCCACGTGGATGATCGTGCCGTCCTGGAGATTGGTCCGGGCCCCCACCTGGATGCGGTCGGTGTCGCCACGGAGCACCGCGCCGTACCAGACACTTGCTTCCTCACCGAGCTCCACGTCGCCCATCACGGCGGCGGTGGGCGCGACAAAGGCCGTGGGGTGAATCCGGGGAGTGCTCATGGGATGTCGGGCTGGAAGGGCGCCTGAGTCCAGCCATCAACCGGCTGGCCCTCGCGCATGGCGGGGGTCCACTGCAGCGACTGGGCATAGGCCTCGACGGCCGCGGTGAAGCGATCGTCGCTGGAGCGCTGTCGCGTCCTGATCGCGAGCGTTCGGCCCTGTCGCGACACTTTCACGATCAGAATCACCGGACTCGGCGTCCCCCGGACCCCGGCCGGCACGCCCACGCGGAGTGGGCCGAGGGGCTGGGGCCGTGAGTCGTAGCAGGCCTGGCCAAACCGGTTGGCAGCCGAGGGATTGTCGCAATCGAGCCGGGCGAGTGCCCGCTGACGCAACTCCGCCGCCGAGCCCACCGGCGGCGTCGGGGAGTTGCTGGCGCTCAGGTTGGGCGAGAGCGTGACCGTCCGCCCCGGCTCGATCCGGACACTATCAATGTAGAGGGCGAACCCGGGCGCCGAGATCCCGATCTCGTGCCAGCCCGCCGGCAGCCGGATCCCGGAGCCGACCCGGGTCTCGACCCGTGAGTCGATGTACAGCGCGGTCCCGGACGGGAGCGGGGTGAACTGCAGGGTGCCGCTGTCGGTGGACACCGGGGCCGGCGGCCGCTCCGGGGCCGCCTGGGCCGCCGCCGGCCGGCTGATCGGCGCCTCACCGGACGACGGGTCGCCGAAACGGCCAGGCTCGGTGCCGCCGTCGGCGTCATCGAGCAGCGCGCTGTCGGCCTGGAGGGAGTCGGCAGGCACCGCGGCAGGGGCGCTGTCGGGCCGGACGGGGCCGCCCAGCACGCCGGCACGGTACAGGTAGAGCCCGCCCAGGATGAACCCGAGCACCAGGATGCCGGCAAGCGCCCAGGGCACCCAGCTCACCGGCGGCGGCTCCTGCGCCACCACCGACCGGCGCATCACCGGGCGGCGGGCTTCGCCGGGAAGCATCACCGAGTCCGAGGGACGCCGCGGCTGCGCGGGATTGGAGCCGGAGACGGGATTGAGCGGCACCGATGAGGCGGACAGCGGCGCCGTGGACTGGACCGCCAGGATGGCCTGCGCGGCGGAGACCCGCCGCTGCATCACCGACTCCCGCGGCTGCCCTTCCAGTGCCTTGAGCAGTCCGTCGGCGTCCTGGAACCGGTCGAAGGGATCCTTGGCGATCAGCCGCTTGATGATCTCGAACAGCCGCCGCTCCTCGACGGTGTCGAGCAGCGGCACCGGGATCGGCTCCATGATGTGCTTGTAGCCGATGGAGAAGCTGTCCTCGCCGTCGTAGGGCACCTCGCCCACCAGCGCCTGGTAGGCCAGCACGCCGAGGCTGTAGAGGTCGCTCCGGCCATCGGTGCTCTGCGCGCGGGCCTGTTCCGGGCTCATGTAGTGCGGCGTGCCGATGGACATGCCCGTGCCGGTCAGCTTGGAGCCGCTCCCCGCCTTGGCGATGCCGAAGTCGGTCACCACGCACTGCCCGAACTCGTCGAACATGATGTTGTCGGGCTTGATGTCACGATGGACAATGCCGCGCTTGTGCGCGTAGCCGAGGGCGCTCCCCACGTCGGCCAGCAGCTTCCGGATCTCGGGCGGGTTGAGCTTCTTGCGCTCGGCCAGCACCCGCGACAACGACCCTCCGCGCAGGAACTTCATCACGAAGTGAATCACCCGGCCGGTCTTCCCGACGCGGTAGATCGGGATGATGTTGGGGTGTTCGAGCTGGGCGGAGGTGCGCGCTTCACGGGTGAAGCGCTCGACGAACTCGGCGTCGAAGGCGAGCGAGAAGGGGAGCACCTTGATGGCGACTTCGCGCTCGAGGTGCTTGTCCATGGCGCGATAGACGATCGCCATGCCGCCGCGCCCCAGCTCCTCGAGGAGTTCGTACTCCTCGGCCAGGGCCTCGCGGACGATGTCGAGCTCGGTGACATCGCCGGTGGCAATCGCCTGGACCGGGGTCGACACCCGCAGATCGAGGCCGCAGGTGGGGCAGAACTGCGTGGGCTTGTCGACTTCCGTTCCGCACCGTGAACAGAACATGGC
The Gemmatimonadota bacterium DNA segment above includes these coding regions:
- a CDS encoding gamma carbonic anhydrase family protein, with amino-acid sequence MSTPRIHPTAFVAPTAAVMGDVELGEEASVWYGAVLRGDTDRIQVGARTNLQDGTIIHVDEGVPCRVGERVGVGHRVILHGCTVEDDCLIGMGSIILNGAVVGRGSFVGAGALIPEGMEVPPGMLVMGMPARIVRPVDERLASRIAQTWQHYVTQARRHRSGSFPLVK
- a CDS encoding protein kinase; translated protein: MSTPVQAIATGDVTELDIVREALAEEYELLEELGRGGMAIVYRAMDKHLEREVAIKVLPFSLAFDAEFVERFTREARTSAQLEHPNIIPIYRVGKTGRVIHFVMKFLRGGSLSRVLAERKKLNPPEIRKLLADVGSALGYAHKRGIVHRDIKPDNIMFDEFGQCVVTDFGIAKAGSGSKLTGTGMSIGTPHYMSPEQARAQSTDGRSDLYSLGVLAYQALVGEVPYDGEDSFSIGYKHIMEPIPVPLLDTVEERRLFEIIKRLIAKDPFDRFQDADGLLKALEGQPRESVMQRRVSAAQAILAVQSTAPLSASSVPLNPVSGSNPAQPRRPSDSVMLPGEARRPVMRRSVVAQEPPPVSWVPWALAGILVLGFILGGLYLYRAGVLGGPVRPDSAPAAVPADSLQADSALLDDADGGTEPGRFGDPSSGEAPISRPAAAQAAPERPPAPVSTDSGTLQFTPLPSGTALYIDSRVETRVGSGIRLPAGWHEIGISAPGFALYIDSVRIEPGRTVTLSPNLSASNSPTPPVGSAAELRQRALARLDCDNPSAANRFGQACYDSRPQPLGPLRVGVPAGVRGTPSPVILIVKVSRQGRTLAIRTRQRSSDDRFTAAVEAYAQSLQWTPAMREGQPVDGWTQAPFQPDIP